From one Mytilus galloprovincialis chromosome 13, xbMytGall1.hap1.1, whole genome shotgun sequence genomic stretch:
- the LOC143056360 gene encoding uncharacterized protein LOC143056360, which produces MSFGCILILLYLPGVLPNPVGCSYDATNVLYTCNARYWSLPLLFSDFTIQPQRILLVDIAGELPASAPNGPTFSGFSSTNTALFDGRFSPSLQIMCFVNSDLIIFMDTFDDFDWLDEVIITDCNILSLPVQVFSHIGDVNSFTIEGGSITNMVANSFQGLNVKKITTAPTPKGSFTIRNSQITSGQLAPGALFNINNATTIILENNHITTIGSDTFQGVPHLYNLTLSYNDITSIPESIFTNLHALEHMTIWGVQWDCTCDKLWFIPYASDNNITVNGDIVCYTPAGYYNTRASSFYQNNCVLPCDGQIGFHIGEVCITALDVVNFATVLLILILTIFGFGIIVHLHCKEKNEEERIEKVRGIRNVMADKIAGILRNKINKIEEFVQDNIDVYREKNKIREETKENQPKTETLTSPRNLNEIDENEYSSDDENPCESDDSRDDDDLDETEYQSSKRNLDTSHEDICH; this is translated from the exons ATGAGTTTTGGATGCATTTTGATACTGTTATATTTGCCTGGTGTTTTACCAAATCCCGTCGGCTGTTCCTATGATGCTACTAATGTACTTTACACGTGTAATGCACGATACTGGTCTCTGCCTCTTCTGTTCAGTGACTTCACCATACAACCACAGCGTATTCTATTGGTAGATATCGCAGGGGAACTACCAGCTTCTGCACCAAATGGACCAACTTTTAGTGGGTTCAGTTCAACAAATACTGCACTCTTTGACGGAAGATTTTCTCCGTCTTTGCAGATAATGTGTTTTGTAAATAGCGATTTGATCATTTTCATGGACACGTTTGACGATTTTGATTGGCTAGACGAGGTGATTATTACTGACTGTAACATATTGTCTCTACCTGTCCAAGTGTTCTCTCATATTGGTGATGTTAACTCGTTTACAATTGAAGGAGGCTCTATAACTAACATGGTGGCAAACAGCTTTCAAGGATTAAATGTTAAGAAAATCACAACTGCGCCGACGCCGAAGGGATCATTTACAATACGTAACAGCCAAATTACCTCTGGACAGCTAGCACCTGGCGCTCTGTTTAACATTAACAATGCCACAACCATAATCCTCGAAAATAACCACATCACAACAATAGGAAGCGATACATTTCAGGGCGTGCCACACTTATATAACCTTACGCTTAGTTATAACGACATTACAAGCATTCCTGAATCTATATTCACAAACCTCCATGCGTTAGAGCACATGACTATTTGGGGAGTTCAATGGGATTGCACGTGTGATAAACTCTGGTTTATACCTTACGCCTCTGACAACAATATAACTGTTAACGGAGATATCGTGTGTTATACACCAGCAGGATATTACA ATACAAGGGCCTCGTCATTTTATCAGAATAACTGTGTATTGCCATGCGATGGACAAATTG GTTTCCATATTGGAGAAGTATGCATAACAGCTCTAGATGTAGTTAACTTCGCTACTGTATTATTAATTTTGATACTGACAATATTTGGTTTTGGAATTATCGTGCATCTTCACTGTAAAGAGAAAAATGAAGAGGAAAGAATAGAAAAAGTCAGAGGCATTCGAAATGTAATGGCTGACAAAATTGCAGGTATCCTTCgaaataagataaataaaattgaagagTTTGTTCAGGATAATATAGATGTTTATcgcgaaaaaaacaaaataagggAGGAAACTAAAGAAAATCAACCCAAAACGGAAACTCTAACTTCGCCaagaaatttaaatgaaatagacGAAAATGAATACTCGAGTGACGACGAAAATCCATGCGAAAGTGATGACTCCAGAGACGACGATGATCTAGACGAAACTGAATACCAAAGCAGCAAAAGAAATTTAGATACCAGTCATgaagatatttgtcactga
- the LOC143056675 gene encoding uncharacterized protein LOC143056675 yields MMKLSYILTLLCLPSIFTDPTGCTYNTDTLLYTCNARLWALPLVFSSFTNQPQRLLLKDVDGELPASAPNGPTFIGFSAVDTSLFDTRFPASFHIMCYANTSLIIFKDTFQDLGFIDEVIIQDCNILSLPVQVFSYFGEVNSFIIQGGSINNMVADSFNGLDIKPMPASLTPKGELVLQNTQVISQSFPFGVFYNIYNVTTMVLDNIDITSVTKDTFYANPYLTNLTISNNNLASLPSQLFASSHSLEFLSFWGLPWICTCSDLWIVPYVINNNITLNGDFICSSPVAQSNTKVTSYYAANCLNYDVCRGEAGFVSSDTCIKAVDMVTYILAVPIITLTVISLVCILQLLLYVKRNEQYIRQMIEVPNIDTREDKFAKALAAKIAKNEETTENRSFSHNWLGAKRKLMIARALSKTITANQINNPLPENTKQWTNQSNNPLHEDTKQEVYSDNESDLEDYEEDYELQDLSTLRGERLTKALEEKILRDLENIPVVSGIWVAAPRGGKSGLEF; encoded by the exons ATGATGaaattgtcatacattttaacacTCCTATGTCTACCATCAATATTCACAGATCCAACAGGATGCACTTACAACACAGACACATTACTTTACACGTGTAATGCCAGACTTTGGGCACTTCCGTTAGTGTTTTCCTCCTTCACTAACCAACCACAGAGACTGTTGTTGAAAGACGTTGATGGAGAACTTCCGGCGTCTGCCCCTAACGGTCCAACATTTATAGGATTTAGTGCTGTTGACACTTCATTATTTGACACCAGATTTCCAGCTTCATTCCACATCATGTGCTATGCGAACACAAGTCTGATCATATTTAAGGACACATTTCAAGACTTAGGATTTATTGACGAGGTCATTATTCAAGACTGCAATATTTTATCACTTCCGGTGCAAGTATTTTCGTATTTTGGTGAGGTTAACTCGTTTATCATACAAGGAGGGTCAATAAACAATATGGTGGCAGATAGCTTTAATGGACTTGATATTAAACCAATGCCAGCTTCTCTGACGCCAAAAGGAGAACTCGTATTACAAAATACACAGGTTATATCTCAAAGTTTTCCGTTTGGAgttttctataatatatacaatgtaaCAACTATGGTACTCGACAACATCGACATAACGTCAGTTACCAAAGACACGTTTTATGCTAACCCATACTTGACAAATTTAACAATCAGTAACAACAATTTAGCGAGTCTTCCAAGTCAACTGTTTGCATCATCGCATTCATTGGAGTTCCTGTCTTTTTGGGGTTTGCCCTGGATTTGTACTTGTAGCGATCTCTGGATTGTCCCTTACGTCATCAACAACAATATAACCCTGAACGGAGACTTTATATGCTCATCACCCGTAGCTCAATCTA aTACAAAAGTGACGTCATATTATGCAGCCAATTGTTTGAATTATGATGTATGTCGAGGAGAAGCAG GTTTTGTCTCGTCTGACACGTGTATAAAGGCAGTTGACATGGTAACGTACATATTGGCTGTACCAATAATAACTTTGACTGTTATCAGTTTAGTATGTATCCTCCAGTTATTATTGTATGTAAAGAGAAATGAGCAATACATTCGTCAAATGATAGAAGTTCCAAATATTGATACACGAGAAGATAAGTTTGCAAAAGCATTAGCGGCGAAAATAGCAAAAAATGAAGAAACTACAGAAAACCGAAGCTTTTCTCATAATTGGTTAGGTGCCAAACGGAAGCTTATGATAGCAAGAGCCTTGTCAAAAACGATTACAGCTAACCAAATAAATAATCCTTTACCTGAGAATACAAAGCAATGGACTAACCAATCAAACAACCCGCTACATGAGGATACAAAACAAGAAGTTTATAGTGATAATGAATCGGATCTAGAAGATTATGAGGAAGACTATGAATTACAGGATCTATCAACTTTACGAGGAGAAAGACTAACAAAAGCTCTGGAAGAAAAGATATTACGAGATTTAGAAAATATTCCTGTTGTTTCAGGTATATGGGTTGCTGCTCCAAGGGGAGGTAAATCTGGACTTGAGTTTTAA